One Methylomarinovum tepidoasis DNA window includes the following coding sequences:
- the wrbA gene encoding NAD(P)H:quinone oxidoreductase, with amino-acid sequence MTEILVLYYSRYGATARMADMIARGVESVEGAVAKVRTVPEVSPVCEAVEDVIPENGPPYATVEDLAQCDGLALGSPTHFGNMAAPLKHFIDQTSSIWFSGGLAGKPAGVFTTTSSMHGGHETTLISMMMPLLHHGMVIVGIPSQETALLETRTGGTPYGPSHLSGEDNPTLSEEEKRLCLCLGRRLAKAAAALKEAQI; translated from the coding sequence ATGACCGAAATCCTGGTGCTCTACTACAGCCGCTACGGGGCCACCGCCCGCATGGCCGACATGATCGCCCGCGGGGTGGAAAGCGTCGAGGGCGCGGTCGCCAAGGTGCGCACGGTGCCGGAGGTATCGCCGGTGTGCGAGGCGGTGGAAGACGTCATCCCCGAAAACGGCCCGCCCTACGCCACCGTGGAGGACCTGGCCCAATGCGACGGCCTCGCCCTGGGCAGCCCCACCCACTTCGGCAACATGGCCGCCCCGCTCAAGCACTTCATCGACCAGACCAGTTCGATCTGGTTCTCCGGCGGACTGGCGGGCAAACCGGCGGGTGTGTTCACCACCACCTCCAGCATGCACGGCGGCCACGAGACCACCCTGATCTCGATGATGATGCCGTTGCTGCACCATGGCATGGTGATCGTCGGCATCCCCTCCCAGGAAACTGCCCTGCTGGAAACCCGAACCGGCGGCACCCCCTACGGTCCCAGCCACCTGTCCGGCGAGGACAATCCCACCCTCAGCGAGGAGGAGAAACGCCTGTGCCTGTGCCTGGGACGCCGTCTCGCCAAAGCCGCCGCCGCTCTGAAGGAGGCGCAGATCTGA
- the arsC gene encoding arsenate reductase (glutaredoxin) (This arsenate reductase requires both glutathione and glutaredoxin to convert arsenate to arsenite, after which the efflux transporter formed by ArsA and ArsB can extrude the arsenite from the cell, providing resistance.) encodes MDVVIYHNPRCSKSRATLALLREHGIEPRIVEYLKQPPSRGELEAILGKLGFDDPRRLMRTKEKVYKELGLDAPDADRDRLIEAMLANPILIERPIVVAGRKAAIGRPPENVLEILPS; translated from the coding sequence ATGGACGTCGTCATCTATCACAATCCCCGCTGCAGCAAATCCAGGGCCACCCTGGCGCTGCTGCGCGAACACGGCATCGAGCCGCGCATCGTCGAATACCTGAAACAGCCCCCGTCGCGCGGGGAACTGGAAGCCATCCTGGGCAAACTCGGCTTTGACGACCCGCGCCGGCTGATGCGCACCAAGGAAAAGGTCTACAAAGAATTGGGGCTGGACGCGCCGGATGCGGACCGCGACCGTCTGATCGAAGCCATGCTGGCCAATCCGATCCTGATCGAACGCCCCATCGTCGTGGCGGGCCGGAAGGCCGCCATCGGCCGGCCGCCGGAAAACGTCCTGGAGATCCTGCCGTCATGA
- a CDS encoding transcriptional regulator — protein MFRKELARWLRQRPYTLSELAQLCECKPRDVEDDLRHLERSLAREGLKLRVEPARCRHCGFVFSRDKLRKPGKCPKCRHTWIEEPRVWIGD, from the coding sequence GTGTTCAGAAAGGAATTGGCCCGGTGGCTGCGCCAGCGGCCCTACACCCTGAGCGAGCTGGCGCAGCTGTGTGAATGCAAGCCCCGCGACGTGGAGGACGATCTGCGCCATCTGGAACGCAGCCTGGCCCGCGAGGGCCTGAAGCTGCGGGTCGAGCCGGCGCGCTGCCGCCACTGCGGTTTCGTTTTTTCCCGGGACAAGCTGCGCAAGCCGGGAAAGTGCCCCAAGTGCCGCCATACCTGGATCGAGGAACCGCGGGTGTGGATCGGGGATTGA
- a CDS encoding ketopantoate reductase family protein, whose protein sequence is MKALIVGTGAVGGFYGALLARAGWEVAVVSRSDHDTVAANGIHIRSTLGEWTFRPAAVHRRADEVETPPDYVILCTKVLPDIDRPALIGGAVGPDTAIVLIQNGVEIEAEVANAFPDNELISGLAFVCVSRTGPGQVWHQAYGNLMLGDFPSGVSPRVETLADAFNRSGIRAKVVADVVAARWRKCVWNAPFNPLSVLSGGLYTADILESQEGFVRTLMAEICAIAAACGHPLPDDVIDRNIDDTYKMPPYKTSMLLDFEAGRPMETEAILGNAVRAARREGVAAPHLESVYALMKLRELQLERYGRP, encoded by the coding sequence ATGAAAGCCCTGATCGTCGGCACCGGCGCCGTCGGCGGCTTCTACGGCGCCCTCCTGGCCAGGGCCGGCTGGGAGGTGGCGGTGGTGAGCCGCTCCGATCACGACACCGTGGCCGCAAACGGCATCCACATCCGCAGCACCCTGGGGGAATGGACCTTCCGGCCGGCGGCGGTGCACCGCAGGGCCGACGAGGTCGAAACCCCGCCCGATTACGTGATTCTCTGCACCAAGGTTCTGCCGGACATCGACCGCCCGGCATTGATCGGCGGCGCCGTCGGCCCCGACACCGCCATCGTCCTGATCCAGAACGGCGTGGAGATCGAGGCCGAGGTGGCAAACGCGTTTCCCGACAACGAACTGATCTCGGGCCTGGCCTTCGTCTGCGTCAGCCGCACCGGGCCGGGCCAGGTGTGGCATCAGGCCTACGGCAATCTGATGCTGGGAGATTTTCCCAGCGGCGTCAGCCCCCGGGTCGAGACCCTGGCGGATGCCTTCAACCGCAGCGGCATCCGCGCCAAGGTGGTGGCCGACGTGGTCGCCGCACGCTGGCGCAAGTGCGTCTGGAACGCGCCGTTCAACCCCCTATCGGTGCTCTCCGGCGGTCTCTACACCGCCGACATCCTCGAATCCCAGGAAGGCTTCGTCCGCACCCTGATGGCCGAGATCTGCGCCATCGCCGCCGCCTGCGGCCACCCACTGCCGGACGACGTCATCGACCGTAACATCGACGACACCTACAAGATGCCTCCCTACAAGACCAGCATGCTGCTGGACTTCGAGGCCGGCCGCCCCATGGAAACCGAGGCCATCCTCGGCAACGCCGTGCGCGCCGCCCGCCGCGAGGGAGTGGCGGCGCCGCATCTGGAGTCGGTCTATGCGCTGATGAAACTGCGGGAACTGCAGCTGGAAAGGTACGGCCGCCCATGA
- a CDS encoding MATE family efflux transporter, producing MDRGLNHAPVTVGQVFALAWPAAVSVLLNNAFKVIDQYAVQWLGVAAQAAVGACTFVLIALYALYSLVAAGAGPLAARATGARDDRWRRRVVGNGLTGSLLIGALTLAGLGLGSERIAALLGLAPAVRAQAAEYLFWLACAGLPLTLAPLIDSVFIAMGRTRLVMGLQAIATVLNAVLNPLFIYRLDLGIGGAALATGLSRGVAVALGLAWLVRLTGLRGGDLIPDNVLRWILSIGAPVAWGTALYALAYWGLLAWVISPLGPAVNAALGIGYSALEGFTWPLFWGLAAAAASLTGRHLGSADLARVRQTIRSAAWLALGFGTLASLVFWFGAERFTAFFSDDPEVHREAVLYARLLAFSQWCVAFEALAGGVLEGGGATRAAFWWSAPFNLLRIPLAGYLTFRLGWDSAGVWWAINLTTYAKAAGLWWQLWRVRWPRLRF from the coding sequence GTGGATCGGGGATTGAACCACGCGCCGGTCACCGTCGGCCAGGTGTTCGCCCTGGCCTGGCCGGCGGCGGTGTCGGTGCTGCTCAACAACGCCTTCAAGGTCATCGACCAGTACGCGGTCCAGTGGCTCGGGGTGGCGGCCCAGGCGGCGGTGGGAGCCTGCACCTTCGTCCTCATCGCCCTCTATGCCCTCTACAGTCTCGTCGCCGCCGGCGCCGGCCCCCTGGCGGCGCGCGCCACCGGCGCCCGGGACGACCGCTGGCGCCGCCGGGTGGTGGGTAACGGCCTGACCGGTTCTCTGCTGATCGGCGCCCTGACGCTGGCGGGGCTGGGTTTGGGGAGCGAACGGATCGCCGCTCTGCTGGGGTTGGCCCCGGCGGTGCGGGCGCAAGCGGCCGAATACCTGTTCTGGCTCGCCTGCGCCGGGCTTCCCCTGACGCTGGCGCCCCTGATCGATTCGGTATTCATCGCCATGGGGCGGACGCGGCTGGTGATGGGGCTTCAGGCGATCGCCACCGTCCTCAATGCCGTTCTCAATCCGCTGTTCATCTATCGCCTCGATCTGGGCATCGGCGGGGCGGCTCTGGCCACCGGCCTGAGCCGGGGGGTGGCGGTGGCGCTGGGGCTGGCCTGGCTGGTGCGCCTGACCGGATTGCGTGGGGGCGATCTGATTCCCGACAACGTATTGCGCTGGATTCTGTCCATCGGCGCGCCGGTGGCCTGGGGCACCGCGCTGTATGCCCTGGCCTACTGGGGTCTTCTGGCGTGGGTGATTTCTCCCCTGGGGCCGGCGGTCAACGCCGCCCTCGGCATCGGCTATTCCGCTTTGGAGGGTTTTACCTGGCCGCTGTTCTGGGGGCTGGCGGCGGCCGCCGCCAGCCTCACCGGCCGCCACCTGGGGTCCGCCGACCTGGCTCGGGTGCGCCAGACCATTCGCAGCGCCGCGTGGCTGGCCTTGGGATTCGGCACCCTCGCCAGCCTGGTGTTCTGGTTCGGCGCGGAACGGTTCACCGCCTTTTTCAGCGACGATCCCGAAGTCCACCGCGAGGCAGTGCTTTACGCCCGCCTGCTGGCCTTCTCCCAATGGTGCGTGGCCTTCGAAGCGCTGGCCGGCGGGGTGCTGGAGGGGGGTGGGGCGACCCGTGCGGCCTTCTGGTGGAGCGCCCCCTTCAACCTGCTGCGGATTCCCTTGGCGGGGTATCTCACTTTCCGCCTCGGCTGGGACAGCGCCGGGGTGTGGTGGGCGATCAATCTCACCACCTATGCCAAGGCCGCCGGTCTCTGGTGGCAGTTGTGGCGGGTGCGCTGGCCCAGGTTGCGTTTTTGA
- a CDS encoding exodeoxyribonuclease VII small subunit: MARRKPSFEDQLKQLEEIVAQLEQGDVSLEESLKLFERGVKLTRQCQKALQEAEQKVQILTRGDDDDFQLQPFQTDDD, from the coding sequence ATGGCCCGACGCAAACCGTCTTTCGAAGACCAGCTCAAACAGCTCGAGGAAATCGTCGCCCAGCTGGAACAGGGTGACGTGAGTCTCGAGGAGTCCCTCAAACTGTTCGAACGGGGCGTCAAACTGACGCGCCAGTGCCAGAAGGCGCTGCAGGAGGCCGAACAGAAGGTCCAGATCCTCACCCGGGGCGATGACGACGACTTTCAACTGCAACCCTTCCAAACCGATGACGACTGA
- the hda gene encoding DnaA regulatory inactivator Hda — MQLPLPLGFPEQRSFVQYHDGANREAVAALRAFARGEGEAYLYLWGEAASGKTHLLQATCREAHEGGRRVAYLPLGQLRDRSPALLEGLERVDLVCLDDIDAIGGDPDWETALFHCFNRLHEQDRQLLVTAACPPARLPIRLPDLQTRLAWGLTLQLKPLSDADKLTALQLRARQLGLELTPQVGRFLLTRFPRDLPSLWRLLERLDHATLAAKRKLTIPFLKQFLEEQS; from the coding sequence GTGCAACTGCCGTTGCCCCTCGGTTTCCCCGAGCAACGCAGTTTCGTCCAGTACCACGACGGCGCCAACCGGGAGGCGGTGGCCGCGCTGCGCGCCTTCGCCCGCGGCGAAGGGGAGGCGTATCTTTATCTCTGGGGCGAGGCCGCCAGCGGCAAGACCCATCTGCTCCAGGCCACCTGCCGCGAGGCGCACGAAGGCGGCAGGCGGGTGGCCTACCTGCCCCTGGGGCAACTGCGTGACCGCTCCCCGGCTTTGCTCGAGGGCCTGGAGCGGGTGGATCTGGTCTGCCTCGACGACATCGACGCCATCGGCGGCGACCCGGACTGGGAGACGGCGCTGTTTCACTGTTTCAACCGCCTGCACGAACAGGACCGGCAACTGCTGGTGACCGCCGCCTGCCCGCCGGCCCGGCTGCCGATCCGCCTGCCCGATCTGCAGACCCGCCTGGCCTGGGGACTGACCCTGCAGCTCAAGCCCCTCAGCGATGCCGACAAGCTCACCGCCCTGCAGCTGCGCGCCCGTCAGCTGGGATTGGAGCTGACTCCCCAGGTGGGCCGCTTCCTGCTGACCCGCTTCCCCCGCGACCTGCCTTCCCTGTGGCGGCTGCTGGAACGGCTCGACCACGCCACCCTGGCGGCCAAGCGTAAACTGACCATCCCGTTTCTGAAGCAATTTCTGGAGGAACAGTCATGA